Proteins encoded within one genomic window of Scomber japonicus isolate fScoJap1 chromosome 16, fScoJap1.pri, whole genome shotgun sequence:
- the LOC128375482 gene encoding protein YIPF5-like, which produces MGDFQQFHQDFYQTGYCIDDQGHTVDYSYDAYDSTSSAYYNGSQASMPGVLDPSMEQQYTGQFYQPTTPTGTVGDTGTYSPEEEPPLLQELGINFDHIWQKTLTVLNPFKPADGSIMNETDLTGPILFCIALGVTLMMAGKVHFGYVYGISATACVGMYILLSLMSSLSVSYGCVASVLGYCLLPMVALSTFAVFYSLQGVLGTVLALLVICWCSLSASKIFISTLAMEGQQLLVAYPCALLYGLFALLTVF; this is translated from the exons ATGGGGGACTTCCAGCAATTTCACCAGGACTTCTACCAGACGGGATATTGCATAGATGACCAGGGTCACACTGTGGACTACAGCTATGATGCCTATGATTCCACAAGCTCTGCTTATTACAA TGGGAGCCAGGCTTCAATGCCAGGTGTTTTGGATCCTTCTATGGAGCAGCAATACACTGGACAGTTCTACCAACCTACAACACCAACTGGGACTGTGGGAGACACAGGAACATATTCTCCAGAAGAAGAGCCTCCTCTTCTTCAGG AACTTGGCATCAATTTTGATCACATCTGGCAGAAGACACTGACAGTGTTGAACCCTTTTAAGCCTGCAGATGGCAGCATTATGAATGAGACTGATTTGACGGGTCCTATCCTGTTCTGCATCGCACTGGGGGTTACTTTAATGATG GCAGGTAAAGTCCATTTTGGCTACGTGTATGGGATCAGTGCTACAGCCTGTGTTGGGATGTACATCCTGCTGAGCCTGATGAGTTCTTTGTCAGTGTCATATGGCTGTGTGGCCAGTGTCCTTGGCTACTGCCTTCTGCCCATGGTGGCTCTCTCTACATTTGCTGTCTTCTACTCTTTGCA agGTGTCCTGGGTACAGTCCTTGCCTTATTGGTGATTTGCTGGTGTAGTCTCTCGGCCTCCAAGATCTTCATCTCAACCCTGGCTATGGAGGGCCAGCAGCTGTTGGTGGCCTACCCATGTGCCCTGCTCTATGGGCTCTTTGCACTGCTCactgtattttaa